In Bacteroidota bacterium, one DNA window encodes the following:
- a CDS encoding aminotransferase class I/II-fold pyridoxal phosphate-dependent enzyme has protein sequence MEVLTAETVVTPTFKTSPTPRVAPVPSKIIGSEILKIAADIRAMVAGGATVCNLTVGDFNSKYFPIPQFLEDEIAKALHGGETNYPPSDGVLTLRKAVQSFYKRRLGLDYPLESFIITGGARPVIYGTYNALVAPGDTVVYPVPSWNNNHYCGLHSAIAKPVITTPADSFMPTRALLEGKLKGARLLSLNSPLNPAGTMFTRDQLEGICDLILEENASRGEGERPLFLMYDQVYWMLTFGETDHVNPVSLRPEMANYTVFVDGISKGFASTGVRVGWAVAPPDIAATMSNILGHVGAWAPRAEQVATAELLMRDDVIDQYHATMFKGVEERLRALYDGFSAMNAAGLGVNAIPPMGAIYLSVQFELIGKTTPEGKKLSSTEEIRKYLLEKAGFAIVPFYAFDLREETGWCRLSVGATNVDEINSVLPKVRAAIEALR, from the coding sequence ATGGAAGTACTTACCGCCGAGACTGTCGTTACACCGACGTTCAAGACCAGCCCGACGCCGCGCGTTGCGCCGGTACCGTCAAAGATCATTGGGTCCGAGATCCTCAAGATCGCCGCCGATATCCGCGCGATGGTCGCGGGCGGAGCGACGGTATGCAACCTGACGGTCGGCGACTTCAACTCCAAGTATTTCCCGATCCCGCAATTTCTCGAGGACGAGATCGCCAAGGCATTGCACGGTGGCGAGACGAACTACCCACCGTCCGACGGCGTGCTGACGCTCCGCAAGGCGGTGCAGTCGTTCTACAAGCGCCGCTTGGGTCTTGACTATCCGCTCGAGTCGTTCATTATCACCGGCGGCGCCCGTCCGGTGATCTACGGCACGTACAACGCGCTCGTCGCTCCCGGCGATACGGTCGTCTATCCCGTGCCGTCGTGGAACAACAATCACTACTGCGGTCTGCACTCGGCCATCGCAAAGCCGGTGATCACGACACCTGCGGATAGCTTCATGCCGACGCGCGCACTGCTCGAAGGCAAGCTCAAAGGCGCGCGGTTGCTCTCGCTGAACTCGCCGCTCAATCCGGCCGGTACGATGTTCACCCGCGATCAGCTCGAAGGCATTTGCGATCTGATCCTCGAAGAGAACGCCTCGCGCGGCGAAGGCGAGCGTCCGCTGTTCCTGATGTACGATCAGGTCTATTGGATGCTCACGTTCGGCGAGACCGATCACGTGAACCCGGTTTCCTTGCGCCCCGAGATGGCGAACTACACTGTGTTTGTTGACGGCATTTCGAAGGGCTTTGCTTCGACGGGCGTTCGTGTCGGTTGGGCAGTGGCTCCGCCGGATATTGCGGCGACGATGTCGAACATCCTCGGACACGTCGGTGCCTGGGCGCCACGCGCCGAGCAGGTTGCAACTGCCGAGCTGTTGATGCGCGACGATGTGATCGACCAGTATCACGCGACGATGTTCAAAGGCGTGGAGGAGCGTCTGCGTGCACTATATGACGGCTTCTCGGCGATGAATGCGGCAGGCCTGGGTGTGAATGCTATCCCGCCGATGGGCGCCATCTACCTCAGCGTGCAGTTCGAACTCATCGGCAAGACCACGCCGGAGGGCAAGAAGCTTTCGAGCACCGAAGAGATCCGCAAGTACTTGCTCGAGAAGGCAGGCTTCGCGATAGTCCCGTTCTACGCCTTCGATCTGCGTGAAGAGACGGGCTGGTGCCGCCTCTCCGTCGGTGCGACGAATGTCGATGAGATCAACTCCGTCCTACCAAAGGTCCGCGCCGCGATTGAGGCGTTGAGGTAG
- the ribD gene encoding bifunctional diaminohydroxyphosphoribosylaminopyrimidine deaminase/5-amino-6-(5-phosphoribosylamino)uracil reductase RibD: MPVTERDTELMRRALALAVRGRGHVSPNPLVGCVITDASGSVIGEGWHERYGEAHAEVNAVRNAESNGHSVEGATAYVTLEPCSHHGKTGPCADMLIAKKIARCVIAMEDPYHEVQGRGIKKLRDAGIEVEVGVLEAEAREIGKFFIKYVTTGMPYVTMKIAMSLDGKVALKSGASKYITSEASRAVVHRMRAEYDAVMVASATVISDDPELTVRLAKGRQPKRIILDASLRVSEHSKAYSDEHRASTIVVVNERILTEKKEKAALLSSQGVTFVPVVTNGEQLDLSTVLQELGKRGIASILIEPGPTLATTIFAQLLFDELVLFYAPTVLGDDARSAFGDLHLRSLAARENLTLVRAEGVGESGDVLLELRLKH; the protein is encoded by the coding sequence ATGCCGGTTACCGAACGAGATACCGAACTCATGCGCCGAGCCCTTGCGCTTGCCGTGCGCGGACGAGGGCACGTCAGCCCGAACCCGCTCGTCGGTTGTGTCATCACCGACGCGAGCGGCTCCGTTATCGGCGAAGGTTGGCATGAGCGTTATGGCGAAGCGCATGCCGAGGTCAACGCTGTACGTAATGCGGAATCGAACGGCCACTCGGTCGAAGGCGCCACCGCCTACGTGACGCTCGAACCATGCTCGCATCATGGCAAGACCGGCCCTTGCGCCGATATGCTCATTGCGAAGAAAATCGCACGGTGCGTCATTGCGATGGAGGATCCCTACCACGAAGTGCAAGGTCGGGGCATCAAGAAGCTTCGCGACGCCGGGATCGAGGTTGAGGTCGGGGTACTCGAAGCCGAGGCCCGCGAAATTGGCAAGTTCTTTATCAAGTACGTCACGACCGGCATGCCGTATGTGACGATGAAGATCGCAATGAGCCTCGACGGCAAGGTCGCGCTCAAGAGCGGCGCATCGAAATACATCACGAGCGAAGCCTCGCGCGCCGTTGTCCACCGCATGCGCGCGGAGTACGATGCCGTGATGGTCGCAAGTGCGACGGTGATCTCGGACGACCCGGAGCTCACGGTGCGCCTCGCGAAAGGCCGCCAACCGAAACGGATCATCCTCGATGCATCGCTGCGTGTCAGCGAACATTCGAAGGCGTACTCCGACGAGCATCGGGCGTCGACGATCGTCGTCGTCAACGAGCGCATCCTTACAGAGAAGAAAGAGAAGGCGGCGCTTCTGTCATCCCAGGGCGTTACGTTCGTCCCAGTGGTGACAAACGGCGAACAACTGGATCTCTCCACTGTTTTGCAAGAGCTCGGGAAGCGCGGCATCGCCAGTATCCTTATCGAACCCGGCCCGACGCTTGCCACGACCATCTTCGCCCAACTCCTCTTCGACGAACTTGTGCTTTTTTACGCGCCTACGGTGTTAGGTGACGATGCCCGCTCGGCCTTCGGCGATCTGCACCTGCGTTCGCTTGCGGCCCGCGAGAACCTTACCCTCGTTCGCGCTGAAGGGGTCGGGGAATCGGGCGATGTGTTACTTGAATTGAGATTGAAGCATTGA
- a CDS encoding YicC family protein, whose protein sequence is MTGFGRGEVTSSKEGSGLTATAEIRSVNSRFLETSIRLPRTLSEREFEVRELIRKGLGRGKVSLNVTISGGDDSANIPLSVNETAAKGYFELLDRLRTITGVTAEITVRDLTSFNDVFLTDGASGARAAQEWELVQAAIVKAIENLNSMRKQEGAELEKDFRGRIATLETIVAEIEAKSADASKQEFERMKERVKELVDDPAVIKNERLELEIAILAERLDITEEIVRFRSHIKFFLEALDGSEAAGRKLNFLLQEMNREINTMGSKSGDAPLAHRVVVAKEELEKIREQVQNIE, encoded by the coding sequence ATGACCGGCTTCGGCCGGGGTGAAGTGACCAGTTCGAAAGAAGGCTCCGGCCTCACGGCAACCGCCGAGATCCGCAGCGTCAACTCGCGCTTTCTCGAAACGTCCATCCGTCTGCCGCGTACGCTATCGGAGAGGGAGTTCGAAGTGCGTGAGCTTATCCGCAAAGGGCTCGGCCGTGGGAAAGTAAGCCTGAACGTTACGATCTCCGGCGGTGACGACAGCGCGAACATTCCGCTCTCGGTCAACGAGACCGCCGCGAAAGGCTACTTCGAATTGCTCGATCGCCTTCGCACGATCACCGGCGTCACGGCTGAGATCACCGTGCGGGACCTGACGTCGTTCAACGACGTCTTTCTCACCGACGGCGCCTCAGGTGCCCGAGCGGCGCAGGAATGGGAGCTTGTCCAGGCCGCCATCGTGAAGGCGATCGAAAACCTCAATTCCATGCGCAAGCAGGAAGGTGCCGAACTCGAAAAGGATTTTCGTGGCCGCATCGCGACACTCGAAACCATCGTCGCCGAGATTGAAGCGAAGTCGGCCGATGCATCGAAGCAGGAGTTCGAGCGGATGAAAGAGCGCGTGAAAGAGCTGGTGGATGATCCGGCCGTAATCAAGAACGAACGTCTCGAACTCGAGATTGCGATTCTGGCCGAACGGCTCGATATTACCGAGGAGATCGTTCGCTTCCGCTCGCACATCAAGTTCTTTCTCGAAGCGCTCGATGGCAGCGAAGCGGCAGGACGCAAGTTGAACTTCTTGCTGCAGGAAATGAACCGCGAGATCAATACGATGGGCTCGAAGTCGGGCGACGCTCCGCTCGCGCATCGCGTCGTGGTTGCAAAGGAAGAGTTGGAGAAGATCAGAGAACAGGTGCAGAATATCGAATGA
- a CDS encoding DUF1460 domain-containing protein encodes MKRGWIVALFAIIQLQMARPSVAQEADSGKVGAAVVNVDYSYAPVCPPSTDSSLKAIMQRLNASRVGTLPIGARIVAAGKELLGKPYLDKTLEVGEDMIVPVCNLEGFDCVTLFENAWAFGRLAKNGSSVRLGNLSAEIRTTRYRDGRENGFYSRLHYTTDYFYNNTQRGLLKEMTRTIGKKYAILETKPINFMTKHPNLYKQLKDDPAMVAKMDSIERMISARGGFYYIKKENVEKIESGIQDGDLIGITTSIPGIDISHTGIAVKGDDGRIHFMNASSVFHKVIISKEPLADYLANNSKQTGIIVYRPIEQP; translated from the coding sequence ATGAAGCGAGGTTGGATCGTCGCACTTTTTGCTATCATTCAGCTACAGATGGCAAGGCCGTCTGTGGCGCAAGAAGCCGATAGTGGCAAGGTTGGTGCAGCGGTAGTCAACGTTGACTACTCTTACGCTCCAGTGTGCCCGCCTTCAACCGATTCGAGTCTGAAGGCGATCATGCAGCGATTGAACGCATCGCGGGTTGGAACGCTACCCATCGGTGCGAGGATCGTGGCGGCCGGCAAAGAGCTCCTCGGCAAACCGTACTTGGACAAGACTCTGGAGGTGGGTGAAGATATGATCGTGCCTGTCTGCAATCTTGAGGGCTTTGACTGTGTGACATTGTTTGAGAACGCATGGGCATTCGGAAGATTGGCTAAGAACGGGAGCTCCGTACGACTCGGGAACCTCAGTGCTGAAATTCGTACCACTCGCTATCGCGATGGTCGCGAGAATGGTTTCTACAGCCGCCTGCACTACACCACCGACTACTTCTATAACAACACCCAGCGTGGCCTTCTCAAGGAGATGACTCGCACGATCGGCAAGAAGTATGCGATCCTTGAGACGAAGCCGATCAACTTCATGACGAAGCATCCGAATCTGTACAAGCAGTTGAAGGACGATCCGGCGATGGTCGCGAAGATGGATTCGATCGAGCGTATGATCAGCGCACGTGGCGGGTTCTATTACATCAAGAAGGAGAATGTCGAGAAGATCGAGTCGGGCATTCAAGACGGCGATCTCATCGGCATCACGACGAGCATCCCGGGCATCGACATCTCGCACACCGGCATCGCCGTTAAGGGAGACGACGGACGGATCCATTTCATGAACGCGAGCTCCGTCTTTCACAAAGTGATCATTTCCAAAGAGCCGCTTGCCGACTACCTCGCGAACAATTCCAAGCAAACCGGCATTATCGTCTACCGACCGATAGAACAACCATGA
- the gatC gene encoding Asp-tRNA(Asn)/Glu-tRNA(Gln) amidotransferase subunit GatC codes for MITRKDTEHIAKLARLEFSDAEYEQLTGELNNVIGYIDQLNELDVTNVAPLENINESVQTNVFRADESKPSLPVEEALKNAPKAADGFFLVPKVIAQTKAPTAIASEDEEEVYDL; via the coding sequence ATGATCACCCGCAAAGACACCGAACACATCGCGAAGCTCGCACGGCTGGAATTCTCCGATGCCGAGTACGAGCAGCTCACCGGCGAGCTCAACAATGTCATTGGCTACATCGACCAGTTGAACGAGCTCGATGTGACGAACGTCGCGCCGCTCGAGAACATCAACGAGTCTGTCCAGACGAATGTCTTCCGTGCGGACGAGTCCAAACCGTCGCTTCCCGTTGAAGAAGCGCTGAAGAATGCGCCGAAGGCTGCCGATGGATTTTTCCTGGTCCCGAAGGTGATCGCGCAAACCAAAGCGCCGACGGCGATTGCATCGGAGGATGAAGAGGAAGTCTACGACCTCTGA
- the meaB gene encoding methylmalonyl Co-A mutase-associated GTPase MeaB, with amino-acid sequence MNGVIARDRRLVARAITIVENDLPEAAPLLHALSPRLGHAYRIGITGPPGAGKSTLTNELTRAFRKLGKTVGIIAIDPTSPFTGGALLGDRIRMQDVSMDEGVFVRSMATRGSLGGLSAKAKDAADILDAAGFDIILFETVGVGQSELDIAKAADTTIVVLVPESGDAVQAMKSGLMEIADFFVVNKSDRDGAEQAVRALKTILTFRITHAENEWIPEVVQTIAASGKGIDLVLAEIDRHKAHLELTHTLETKRRERERERIVELVEALLRVNFWTKERTTGLEEKLDAVVNKQLSSYEAARELVSRFGSK; translated from the coding sequence ATCAACGGAGTCATTGCGCGCGACCGTCGCCTCGTCGCTCGCGCCATCACGATCGTCGAGAACGACCTGCCCGAAGCGGCGCCGCTCTTGCATGCGCTCTCGCCGCGGCTCGGCCATGCCTATCGCATCGGTATCACCGGCCCTCCGGGTGCGGGGAAATCCACGCTGACGAACGAACTCACCCGTGCATTCCGCAAGCTCGGCAAAACCGTCGGCATCATCGCGATCGACCCCACCAGCCCGTTCACCGGCGGCGCACTCCTCGGCGACCGCATTCGCATGCAGGATGTCTCGATGGACGAAGGAGTCTTCGTCCGATCGATGGCGACCCGCGGTTCGCTTGGCGGACTCTCGGCCAAAGCGAAGGACGCCGCGGATATCCTCGATGCTGCGGGCTTCGATATCATCCTCTTCGAGACTGTCGGCGTCGGTCAGTCGGAGCTCGACATCGCAAAGGCAGCCGATACGACCATCGTGGTGCTTGTGCCGGAATCGGGCGATGCAGTGCAGGCGATGAAGTCGGGGCTAATGGAGATCGCGGACTTCTTTGTCGTCAACAAGAGCGACCGCGACGGCGCCGAGCAGGCCGTGCGTGCGCTCAAGACCATTCTTACCTTCCGCATCACGCACGCCGAGAACGAGTGGATACCCGAGGTGGTCCAGACGATCGCTGCGTCGGGAAAGGGCATCGACCTCGTGCTTGCCGAGATCGACCGTCACAAAGCGCATCTCGAACTCACGCACACGCTCGAGACCAAACGCCGCGAGCGCGAACGCGAGCGTATCGTCGAACTCGTCGAAGCCTTATTACGAGTGAATTTCTGGACGAAAGAGCGGACGACTGGACTCGAAGAAAAGCTCGATGCCGTAGTCAACAAGCAGCTCTCGAGCTATGAAGCGGCGCGGGAATTAGTAAGCCGGTTCGGGAGTAAGTAA
- a CDS encoding putative toxin-antitoxin system toxin component, PIN family codes for MAAARPVRVVIDTNVWISFLIGKRLKSLAPLLADSSVVLVVSDQLIEELLQVTRRPSLSRYFPKAAVEELVLLLNEIAEWYSPPATHTFEPDPKDSFLLDLLVSSHADYFVTGDKALLDLRKIGEAKVLNPAQFEKELRKIRR; via the coding sequence ATGGCAGCCGCAAGACCCGTTCGCGTCGTCATTGACACGAACGTCTGGATCAGTTTTCTCATCGGGAAACGACTGAAGTCGCTCGCACCGCTCCTTGCGGATAGCTCCGTCGTCCTTGTTGTTTCAGATCAACTCATCGAAGAGCTGCTTCAGGTCACCCGCAGGCCGTCGCTATCGCGGTATTTTCCGAAGGCGGCTGTAGAGGAGTTGGTTCTGTTGTTGAATGAGATCGCCGAATGGTACTCACCGCCAGCTACGCACACGTTCGAACCTGACCCGAAGGACAGCTTCTTGCTCGATCTGTTGGTATCATCGCATGCTGATTACTTCGTGACCGGTGACAAGGCGTTGCTTGATCTCCGGAAAATCGGCGAAGCCAAGGTACTGAACCCTGCGCAGTTCGAGAAAGAACTGCGGAAAATTCGTCGGTGA
- the porV gene encoding type IX secretion system outer membrane channel protein PorV: MKRYIASILVVAIGVGLGAQRSAAQSTATQILTTAVPFQLIAPDARASGMGDVGTGIADNSNAIYWNPAGLAFQSGKEVYLTHSQWLPQFNSDLFYEYANFKWNDEETFGGTIAANITFLNLGKFIYTTEQSPDPLGEFHSFEYSVALGYATKLSNEWGFGGNIRYIQSSLSPLTVGQEKQKGVGRSVSFDISAMWRPDSTYIEELANRLAVGVNIANIGPKVRYVDVAQADPLPTVLRLGASYKVLKDEYNEITLAADVAKLLVHRDSTGLSDNLPKAFVTAWDANTGKSFMLSLGAEYWYDQLLALRAGYYTEGAMIGGRRYLTFGAGLRYDVYQFDFSYINTFEQNHPLANTLRFSLGITW; the protein is encoded by the coding sequence ATGAAACGGTATATCGCATCTATTCTTGTCGTGGCGATCGGCGTTGGCCTCGGAGCTCAACGCAGCGCTGCACAATCGACAGCAACCCAGATCCTTACGACGGCGGTGCCGTTCCAGTTGATCGCTCCCGATGCCCGCGCCAGCGGTATGGGCGATGTCGGGACCGGTATTGCGGATAATTCGAACGCCATCTATTGGAATCCGGCAGGGCTGGCATTCCAATCGGGGAAGGAAGTGTATCTGACGCACTCGCAGTGGCTGCCGCAGTTCAACAGCGATCTGTTCTACGAGTATGCAAACTTCAAGTGGAACGACGAAGAGACGTTCGGCGGGACGATCGCGGCGAACATCACGTTCCTGAACCTCGGTAAGTTTATTTATACGACCGAACAATCGCCCGATCCGCTCGGCGAATTCCATTCGTTCGAATACTCGGTAGCGCTTGGGTATGCGACGAAGCTCTCGAACGAGTGGGGCTTCGGCGGTAATATCCGCTATATCCAGTCCTCGCTGTCGCCGCTGACGGTCGGCCAGGAGAAGCAGAAGGGCGTCGGTCGTTCGGTCAGCTTCGATATCAGCGCGATGTGGCGCCCGGATTCGACGTACATCGAAGAACTGGCGAATCGCCTTGCTGTCGGAGTAAACATCGCCAATATCGGCCCGAAGGTGCGGTATGTCGATGTGGCTCAGGCAGATCCGTTGCCGACGGTGTTGCGTCTCGGTGCGTCGTATAAAGTGCTGAAGGATGAGTATAACGAGATCACGCTTGCGGCGGATGTCGCAAAACTGTTGGTCCACCGCGATTCGACCGGCCTGTCGGACAACCTTCCGAAAGCATTCGTGACCGCATGGGATGCGAATACCGGAAAGTCGTTTATGCTCTCGCTCGGTGCCGAGTATTGGTACGATCAGTTGCTGGCCTTGCGCGCCGGGTACTACACCGAAGGCGCAATGATCGGTGGTCGTCGCTACCTCACCTTCGGGGCCGGACTCCGCTACGATGTCTATCAATTCGATTTTAGCTACATCAATACCTTCGAGCAGAACCACCCGCTTGCCAATACGCTTCGGTTCAGTCTGGGAATCACCTGGTAA